The genomic stretch ATAATGGGAGCACCAGACAGCAAAACAAGGTTTAATGAGGCCACAAAGCTTTTGGATTGGGGTTTTGCAAATTTTTCAATGTACAGCCCTTATTCTAAAGGATATTGTTTTGGGAAGGTAAAGGTGAAAAATGGAATTGAGAAAGAAGTAGAAGCAGTTTTGAGCACAGATGTCAAGCTTATTGTTAAAAAAGGTGATGAAAGTACAGTTGAGTCAAAAGTGGCATTGCCTCAGCAAATATCAGCACCTGTGAAAACTGGACAGAAGATTGGAAAATTAGAACTATGGCAAGAAGGGAAATTGCTGGGCGTGTATGACTTAATTGCTAAGAAGGATGTCCAAAAGAGAAATCTTTTTGATATTTTCCGCATGCTTTTTAGGCTTGAAAGCTGATCTTGAAAAAATAAAATGGTCGGGGCGACTGGACTTGAACCAGCGAACCTCTAGCACCCCAAGCTAGCGCTCTAACCAAACTGAGCTACGCCCCGACCTCTTGTTATTTACATCATCAATTATATTCTAATTTTTTTAATATTTCAAGGAAAAAATTTGCTGGTAAATTTTCAAAGTATTCATAACTGTTTTTTCCCAGCTATAACTTTTTGAAAGAAAATAACCCTTTTGAGCAAGCTGATTTCGCAGCTCTACATTTTCTAATACAAGCAGTATTTTTTGAGCAATGTCTTCTTCGGAATAAGGGTCAACATACAGAGCAGCATCCTTTAAAACTTCAGGTAGACAAGTTGTGTTGCTTACTATAGTCGGGACTTTGCAAGCCATTGCCTCAAGTGGTGGAAGACCAAACCCTTCGTACAGTGATGGATATACAAAAAGCAAAGCACCGTTGTATATATATGGCATAAATTCTACATCCACATAAGAAAGAAAATGTACGTGGGAAGTGAGCTTAAGATTTTCAACCAGATTTTTTATTTCCTCATAACTTCTGCTGAACTTCCCCGGTATAACAAGATGGATGTGCTCGATTTTTTCTCTTATTAAGGAATAAGCTTTGACCAATCTTTTAAGATTTTTCCTCGGCGAAAAACCACCTACATAAAGGATGTATGGAAAATCAATGTTAAATTTTTGCGAAAGAAAGTTTTTGACTTCATCTTCTGGTAATGGCTTGTATATGTCTTCTGCTGCTAAATATGTTACAAATACTTTTGATGGATGGATGTCGAAGTATTCGCAAATATCTTTTTTGGAAAACTCAGATACAGTGATGATGCAGTCGGTTATTTTTATAATTTTTGGGACGACATCTCTAAATATTCTCAAATAGCCCGGTCCAACTGTTTCAGGAAGCCTGAAAGGAATTATGTCATGCAGAGTAATAATGTAACTGCACTTTTTAGACAGAGGAAGCCCAATGCCATTTTGAGGGACATGATATATATCAATATCATTTTGAAGTATAATCTCTTTTATCATAATTTCTTCCCAGAACTTATCTATCTGCTGAGGAAGAAGGTTGATGTTTATATTCTGTGCAAGTACAAATTCTGTTTCGCAGCTATCAGGCCAAATTATTAAATATTCATTTTCTTTGTCGAGTTTTTTGATATAATTTAAAAGCTGATAGGTGTATGTGCCAATACCGGAACCTCTATACCATTTAGCAGCTCTACCATCAATACCAATTTTCATGATTTTTTCATTTTCAATTAGGTCAATTTTATTATATGATATTAGTATTCTCATGTGTTAAAAGGGAGTGATCAAGAAGTGACGGTGAATTTTGTTGTTGATAAAGAGCTGGCAGGGGTAAAAGTGGAAAAAGCCATAAAAAAGAAATATCCTACAATTCCAATGAGTGTAATTTTTAAAATGCTCAGGAGAGGAGAAATTATTGTAAGTTTTCTTCCTGCTCAAAAAGGACAGGTTTTGAGGTTTGGAGATACAGTGAGTTTTGAGATAGAAGATAGATTTTTGGAGCACAAAAAAGAGGAGATTCTTAAAGTGTACGAGGATGACAACATTGTTGTAATTGACAAACCATACGGAATTCCATCACATCCAGATTCGAACAATGAGTACTCTGTTGTCAGCTGGATAGAAGATAATTATTCCAATAAAGAAGAGCTTCCTCAGCTTTGTCACAGGCTTGACAGGAATACAGCAGGACTTATGATCATTGCAAAAAATAGACAAGTTTTAAGCGAGATGTTAAAATATATGAGTAGAAGGGCAATTATAAAGAAGTATTTATGTATAACTAAAAAAGCTGATTTGCCAGAAAGTGGAGTGCTTGTTCACTATCTTAAAAAAGATTCAAAAAAGAGCAAAGTATATATTTCTGACTTTCCACAAGATGGCTATTCAGAAGTGGTGACAGCATATAAGATTGTAAGACAAAAAGATGACTTGCAGCTTGTAGATGTTGAAATCAAGACAGGTAAAACCCATCAAATCAGAGCGCAGCTTGCGCACATTGGGCTTTGCATCTTGGGTGACAGCAAGTATGGTGATTGGAAGCTAAATAAAAAGTACAAGGCAGATATGCAGGCCTTGTGTGCTTATTATCTTAAATTTGAGATTGGGAAGAAAGGTATTTTAAGGTATTTGGATGGTCAAAAGATAGTAAAAGAGACAGTAGAATTCCCGGTTGATATCGAAGGTTTTTCTTCAATAAACGTATATAAAGAAAGAGGGCTGGAGATATGAGAAAGCTTTTATATGCATTGGGGTCGTTTATCATAATACTTTTGATAGGGATAAATGCTCTTTTTTACTATGAAAACATGTACATCAAAAAATACATTCCTGTCTCAGCTGAGGTTTACCAAAAACCTCAGCAAAAGACTTTGCAAAAGACACAGCAGAATAAGAATACTTCTGCTAAAAACAATTCTTTGTCTGTTAAGCTTAAGTCCCAGCCAAAAGAATACAAGGCAAGTTTATTTATGGCAGGAGATGTGTTTTTCAACGGCTATCTTTTAAAATCTTATTATGACAGGCAATCTCAGAATTATGTATTCGGGGACATCTTGGAAAACGTTAAAGATATCACTTATTCGGACCTTAGTATTTTCAAGTTTGACAGCACAATTACTGACAATATTCCTGTTTCAACATATGGGAAATACAACGCTCCAAAAGAGGTTTTAGATGTGCTCAAGTCAGCTGGATTTAATCTTGCGGTACTTTCATCATCGCATATATTTGATGGAAAGGTGGAAGGTTTGAAGAAAACAATAAATAATTTGAAAGAGGTAAAGATTGAAACAGTAGGCGTTAAGTTCTCTCAAGAAGAACATACTTCAAAAGTTTTAGATATAAATAACATAAGAATTGGTGTTGCTGCATTCACAAAAGATCTTTCATCAGTCTATTTGGGAGTAAGTTCTACTTATAAAGATTTTGTTAGTCTTCTTGACAAGGATGAGATACAAAATGAGATTGAGTACTTGAAAGGACTCAATTGTGACATTATAATAGCATATACAAACTGGGGAGTTGAAAATTCAAACTCAGTTAGTTTTGAGCAGAAAGAGTTTGCAAAAGAGCTTATAAAGAATGGTGTTGATATTGTAATTGGTACTCATACTCATACAATTCAGCCGTTTGAAAAGATTAAAATTGAGGATGAGTCAGGCAATATAAAAGAG from Caldicellulosiruptor kronotskyensis 2002 encodes the following:
- a CDS encoding RluA family pseudouridine synthase, producing the protein MTVNFVVDKELAGVKVEKAIKKKYPTIPMSVIFKMLRRGEIIVSFLPAQKGQVLRFGDTVSFEIEDRFLEHKKEEILKVYEDDNIVVIDKPYGIPSHPDSNNEYSVVSWIEDNYSNKEELPQLCHRLDRNTAGLMIIAKNRQVLSEMLKYMSRRAIIKKYLCITKKADLPESGVLVHYLKKDSKKSKVYISDFPQDGYSEVVTAYKIVRQKDDLQLVDVEIKTGKTHQIRAQLAHIGLCILGDSKYGDWKLNKKYKADMQALCAYYLKFEIGKKGILRYLDGQKIVKETVEFPVDIEGFSSINVYKERGLEI
- a CDS encoding CapA family protein; its protein translation is MRKLLYALGSFIIILLIGINALFYYENMYIKKYIPVSAEVYQKPQQKTLQKTQQNKNTSAKNNSLSVKLKSQPKEYKASLFMAGDVFFNGYLLKSYYDRQSQNYVFGDILENVKDITYSDLSIFKFDSTITDNIPVSTYGKYNAPKEVLDVLKSAGFNLAVLSSSHIFDGKVEGLKKTINNLKEVKIETVGVKFSQEEHTSKVLDINNIRIGVAAFTKDLSSVYLGVSSTYKDFVSLLDKDEIQNEIEYLKGLNCDIIIAYTNWGVENSNSVSFEQKEFAKELIKNGVDIVIGTHTHTIQPFEKIKIEDESGNIKEGIVFYSLGNFLCDQTVIFPYNRFGLTVRLDLVKKENKITKKISVEPIYIFRKTRRNASYYDFVVLKAKDILNRTDVKTSYINYAKKLLEDVEKWLKNVQ
- a CDS encoding glycosyltransferase family 4 protein; this encodes MKIGIDGRAAKWYRGSGIGTYTYQLLNYIKKLDKENEYLIIWPDSCETEFVLAQNININLLPQQIDKFWEEIMIKEIILQNDIDIYHVPQNGIGLPLSKKCSYIITLHDIIPFRLPETVGPGYLRIFRDVVPKIIKITDCIITVSEFSKKDICEYFDIHPSKVFVTYLAAEDIYKPLPEDEVKNFLSQKFNIDFPYILYVGGFSPRKNLKRLVKAYSLIREKIEHIHLVIPGKFSRSYEEIKNLVENLKLTSHVHFLSYVDVEFMPYIYNGALLFVYPSLYEGFGLPPLEAMACKVPTIVSNTTCLPEVLKDAALYVDPYSEEDIAQKILLVLENVELRNQLAQKGYFLSKSYSWEKTVMNTLKIYQQIFSLKY